In Runella sp. SP2, the genomic window GGGTTGATGTTTATGCAATTTGTGACGGCTGGAACGGGCATGGCCGCGGGCGCCATCGTGTTTAAAGCGATGAAACCCAGCCCCCTAACCCCCAATGGGGGAATAACTGTCCCCCCATTGGGGGTTAGGGGGCTGGGGAATTTCTACGTGTATTTCCTAAAATCTTGTACCCGTATTCTACTACCATTATCCTTAGTTTCAGCACTTTTGTTGGTGTTCAACGGTGTTCCTATGAATTGGGAAGGGAAAGCCTCGATTGTCACAATGCAAGGTGATTCCGTACAAGTATCGCGCGGGCCTGCCGCCGCCATGATTGCCATCAAGCAAGTCGGAACCAATGGAGGTGGCTGGTTTGGGGTAAATTCAGCTCACCCCTTAGAAAACCCCAGCTACTTCACCAATGCCGTCGAAAATATTCTTATCCTACTCATTCCCATTGCGTTTGTGTTTGCGTTAGGCTTCTACCTCAACCGCAAGAGACTAGCTTGGATGATTTTTGGCGTGATGACCTTTGGCTTTTTATTGATGGCGGGAGCTTCGGTTTACGTCGAAATGCAAGGAAATCCCGCTATTTCAGCATTGGGAATTGACCAATCACACGGGAGCATGGAAGGAAAAGAGACACGTTTTGGAGCGGCCGCTTCAGCGTTTTGGGGAATGGCTACGACTGCGACTTCCAACGGTTCAGTCAATGCCATGCACGACAGCATGACCCCACTGTCGGGCGCTTTGCAGATGCTCGATATGATGATCAACGCTCTTTACGGCGGGGTTGGGGTTGGCTTTCTCAATTTCTACATTTTCATCATCATTGCCGTATTTATTTCGGGGCTGATGGTAGGCCGCACACCCGAGTTTTTGGGTAAAAAAATTGAGGCAAAAGAAATGAAAATTGCCACGTTAGTCGCGCTGCTTCATACGTTCTTGATTTTGGCATTCACAGCTTTGTCTAGCTTTGTTTTTGTTCAAAACCCCAACATTGGATGGCACAACAACCCTAGCTTTCACGGTTTTTCAGAAATGCTGTACGAATACACCTCGTCTTCGGCCAACAATGGTTCAGGCTTTGAAGGGCTTGCCGACAACAACCCTTTTTGGAACATTACGTGTGGAATTGTATTACTTCTAAGTCGCTATTTGCCCATCATCGGCCCAGTAGCAATAGCGGGTATTTTAGCCAACAAAAAATACATTCCCGAATCCTCAGGAACGCTCCAAACCGACACCGCGACCTTTGGTTTTATGGTATTGGCCGTCATCTTTATTGTTGCTGCGTTGTCGTTTTTCCCAGCGTTGGCACTTGGGCCACTGGCAGAGTATTTTACGTTGCGCTAAGTTGATTGGAAATATAAATCAGTACTTTTTGAATGGTCATCGGCTCGGAGGATAACACATTGGTTTCAGCACCGACATGTTTATGAAAAGGGGAGGTGGAAAGGTTGGGGTACTCATGTGCATTGTCCCAACGCACAATTAGAGAAGCATCAGGTCTTTGCCATTGGTAACCATAATCGATTTTATTTTCTTCAAAGACAGTAACTTCTTTAACGTAAAGTGTGCTACCATCTATCAAATTAAGCTTGTATTTCAAAATGTAAATGCGCGGAGTTAACAGTTCTTTGATTAGAGTGGAGTTTGTAAGAACAGCCTCAAAAGCAGCTAAATCGGGTAACGGCATTGTTATTCCAAAGTTTTCAATTTGCGCTCTACCAATTCAATTGCTTTTAAACATGCCCTCCACTCCATTTCGTCATCTTCTTTCTCAAACAAACCAACCTGGCTGATTGAGTCAAATTTTTCTAAAAATGACTGAAAATCCATTCCGTACTTATGTTCAAACTCAGTTACTTCCTGCTGATATATTGCCATTTCGGCACACAAAACTTCCTTGGCTTTCTCCAAGGCAA contains:
- the kdpA gene encoding potassium-transporting ATPase subunit KdpA, translated to MLYELLGITLIFGLTVLLALPLGRYIAKVYLGQPTWLDFLSPLEEWVYKICRINPKKEMTWQEHLVALLTINFIWFFWMMFILMNQGWLPLNPDGNPSMSPDLAFNTAVSFLVNCNLQHYSGETGVTYLSQLAGLMFMQFVTAGTGMAAGAIVFKAMKPSPLTPNGGITVPPLGVRGLGNFYVYFLKSCTRILLPLSLVSALLLVFNGVPMNWEGKASIVTMQGDSVQVSRGPAAAMIAIKQVGTNGGGWFGVNSAHPLENPSYFTNAVENILILLIPIAFVFALGFYLNRKRLAWMIFGVMTFGFLLMAGASVYVEMQGNPAISALGIDQSHGSMEGKETRFGAAASAFWGMATTATSNGSVNAMHDSMTPLSGALQMLDMMINALYGGVGVGFLNFYIFIIIAVFISGLMVGRTPEFLGKKIEAKEMKIATLVALLHTFLILAFTALSSFVFVQNPNIGWHNNPSFHGFSEMLYEYTSSSANNGSGFEGLADNNPFWNITCGIVLLLSRYLPIIGPVAIAGILANKKYIPESSGTLQTDTATFGFMVLAVIFIVAALSFFPALALGPLAEYFTLR
- a CDS encoding DUF6516 family protein, with translation MPLPDLAAFEAVLTNSTLIKELLTPRIYILKYKLNLIDGSTLYVKEVTVFEENKIDYGYQWQRPDASLIVRWDNAHEYPNLSTSPFHKHVGAETNVLSSEPMTIQKVLIYISNQLSAT